Within the Streptomyces sp. NBC_00353 genome, the region CACGGGTCGGCGGGCGCAGGGCGGTCATCAGCTCCAGCCCGGCCACCGCCGCCGAGCCGCACGGGGTGATCACGCGGGCCGCGTACGTGTCCAGCACCTGGGCCAGCGCGGCCGGCTGAAGCTGATCGGCACTGCCCCAGGCTCTGGAATCCAGCGCCCCCCACGGCACGATCGCCAGCTGCACACACTGACGTCGGCCACCCTGAACCGGACGGTAGATCCGCACCCACGGTCCGAACCCACGCCGCGTCAACCGCCACCCCGCCTTTGCGATCTGCTTGACCGCCTGGTGGTCCTCGGGCAGACGCAGCGTGCGGCGGTCCGCCAGCTCGGCAGGCAGGCCGAACCGGGCGGCAGCGGAGGCGGTGAGCACGATCAAGGGGTCGGCGTCCCTGCCGTTCCGATGCAGACGAGCAGCGCCGAGTTTCGCCTCAGCGAGCGTCCAGTCGACGAGGGAGGGGATGTCCCTCGCGGGGCAGTCCAGGACGAGGCCGCCAAGAGCGTAGGCCGCTCCGTCGCCGTCCAGGACGGCCAGCGGTCCGTTCACGAACCGGGGATCGGGAGAGGCCGACGGGGCGGATGAGGCAGGGGCCGGTTGTCTCCCGGGGGATGCGGCTTTCCTGGGGGCGGTGGTCCTGTTGGAGGCGGTGGCCCTCTCGGTGTCGGTGGCCCTCTCGGGGGCGGGCCGATACGGCACGGCGTTGCCCGTCGTGGCCCCCACGGCCCTGTCCGTGGTGTTCCTGCTCCCGGAAGCCTGCTCCTCCGTGGGCGTGCCCGTCACGGCACTGTCCGTCGCCGCGTTCGGCGCGCTGGTCGGCAGTTGAGGGGCGGCCGGCGCTTCGGCCACGGCGGCGAGTTGGGCCGCGATGCCGTCCAGCAGCTTCGCGTACGCGGCCCGGGTTGCGCCCTGGGGCTCACTGCGGCCGGCTTCCCACCCGGCGACCGTCGTCCGGGTGACGTCGAGCGCTTCGGCGATCTCCGCTTGAGTGAGCCCGTAGCCGGTACGAAGGCGCGCCCGCTCGGCGGGCTCGGGCAGTTGAGTGCGGCGCGGCCCGGACTTGAGCAGGGCGTCGACGGGGTCGGGCTTGCTGGCCATACGGCGCTTGCTCCTTCGGTGTCAGTCCCGGTCGCTGCCGGAAGGGCGGTAGGGGGCCGCGTCCAGGAACTCGCGCAGGTGCTGGCCTGTGAGAATACGGGCGGGATTGCGCCCGGGGGGCAACGGGAGTCGCTGCCCCAGAGCCCACTGGAAGCGGGCGGCCGGAGTCAGGTCGAAGGTGTACTTGCCGCCTTCGCCGGCATCGGGCGCAGAATCGAGGATCCGGTACGCACCGACACAGACCCCGCCGTCGACGAAGGCCAGCAGGAAATCTCCGTGCCGGGCGACGGTCTGGGCCGAGAAGCGCCACCAACGGGCGGCACCGTCCTCAACGGTCCGGCCGGCACGGAGCGAGGCCCTCACATCCACAGCCAGCATCAAGCCCCTCCCCACTCGCCCGCGCATCCGACTGACTCAGTCGGTCGATCAGTCGATGAAACCAACCCTAGTACTGAACAACACTGTTTATAGCCTCATAAAAATGTTCCCTGCGGTCGACACGACGGCGATGTCGGATCCAGCTGTTCGGGCAGGTCTGTTCAGCCCGTGACTGTGCAGGGGGCCTTTGTGAGGTTGGTGCTGGGATCCGAGCGGCTCCTCGCACGAAAGGCCTGCCGCGACAGGACTCGGTGGAGAGTCTGTCGCGGCAGGCCTCGGAGACGGGGCACGGAGTCGACGGGGACCATGGCGTACGACTCGGCCGACGTGTCGCCGCCGTACCGCCGGAGCCGTCAGGCCGTGTGCAGCGTCAGCCCGTACCGGCTGAGGATCTCGTTGATCGGCTGGTGCCAGGTCTCACCACCACTGCTGCAGTTGCCCCAGCCGCCCGAAGTGACGCCCTGTGCCTGGTCGCCGCTGATGAACGAGCCTCCCGAGTCGCCCGGCTCGGCGCACACACTCGTCTTGGTCATCTGATAGACGGCGCCCTGGCTGTAGTTGACGGTCTCGTTCGTCGCCAGCACATTCCCGCAGTGCCAGTGGGATGTGGAGCCGGAGCGGCAGATGGAGGCGCCGATGGGAGCCACCGCGGAGCCGCGGACCAACTGGTCGGAGACGGTGCCCCAGCCGAGGACCACCGGCACGGTCCACCAGCCGTTGCCCACACTGACCCAGGCATAGTCGTCGCCCGGGAAAGAGGACCCTTGGAAGTTGCCGATGTACGAGCCGTCCCATCCGCTGACCCCGGCGCCCGGCTGACCGCAGTGACCGGCCGTGACGAAACCGCCGTACACGGAGAAGCCGATGGAACACCGCACGTTGCCCGTGTAGTACGGGTCGCCGCCGACCGTCCCGGCGGAGAAGGTCTTCGGTGCCTCGGACGTCCGCCGCACGAACACCGGTCCGGCCTTGCGGGCCTGCTCGACGAACGCGCGGACATCGTTGTCATCCTCCGACGACGCAACGACGTTCACCACGACCCGGTTGGCCTTCGGGTCGACGTGC harbors:
- a CDS encoding S1 family peptidase, which translates into the protein MRRTTVLRTGLSAILLLGAWATAGIAPASAADAPSIASASTTSAPSFTPASTAKAPASAGLLSAMRKDLGLTASQAKVRLAAETTATAVQGKARRAAGQSYGGSWFDPATGKLTVAVTSDKKADAVRATGAAVRLVAHSARQLDAVKAQLDALSAPDGVASWHVDPKANRVVVNVVASSEDDNDVRAFVEQARKAGPVFVRRTSEAPKTFSAGTVGGDPYYTGNVRCSIGFSVYGGFVTAGHCGQPGAGVSGWDGSYIGNFQGSSFPGDDYAWVSVGNGWWTVPVVLGWGTVSDQLVRGSAVAPIGASICRSGSTSHWHCGNVLATNETVNYSQGAVYQMTKTSVCAEPGDSGGSFISGDQAQGVTSGGWGNCSSGGETWHQPINEILSRYGLTLHTA